The Juglans regia cultivar Chandler chromosome 2, Walnut 2.0, whole genome shotgun sequence genome includes a window with the following:
- the LOC108999219 gene encoding ATPase 11, plasma membrane-type — MGDKSEVLEAVLKEVVDLENIPIEEVLENLRCSREGLTTEAAEERLTIFGHNKLEEKKESKFLKFLGFMWNPLSWVMEAAAIMAIALANGGGKPPDWQDFVGIIVLLFINSTISFIEENNAGNAAAALMARLAPKAKVLRDGRWSEHDAAVLVPGDIISVKLGDIIPADARLLEGDPLKIDQSALTGESLPVTKGPGDGVYSGSTCKQGEIEAVVIATGVHTFFGKAAHLVDTTNQVGHFQQVLTAIGNFCICSIAVGMVIELIVMYPIQDRKYRPGIDNLLVLLIGGIPIAMPTVLSVTMAIGSHRLSQQGAITKRMTAIEEMAGMDVLCSDKTGTLTLNKLTVDKALIEVFAKGVDADTVVLMAARASRTENQDAIDSAIVGMLADPKEARAGIQEVHFLPFNPTDKRTALTYIDRDGKMHRVSKGAPEQILNLAHNKSDIERRVHAVIDKFAERGLRSLAVAYQEVPEGRKESAGGPWQFIGLMPLFDPPRHDSAETIRRALNLGVNVKMITGDQLAIGKETGRRLGMGTNMYPSSALLGQDKDESIVALPIDELIEKADGFAGVFPEHKYEIVKRLQARKHICGMTGDGVNDAPALKKADIGIAVADATDAARSASDIVLTEPGLSVIISAVLTSRAIFQRMKNYTIYAVSITIRIVLGFMLLALIWKFDFPPFMVLIIAILNDGTIMTISKDRVKPSPLPDSWKLAEIFTTGIILGSYLAMMTVIFFWAAYKTDFFPRTFGVPTLEKTAHDDIRKLASAIYLQVSIISQALIFVTRSRSWSFVERPGMLLVVAFIIAQLIATLIAVYANWSFAAIEGIGWGWAGVIWLYNIIFYFPLDPIKFFIRYALSGRAWDLVIEQRIAFTRQKDFGKEQRELQWAHAQRTLHGLQPPDTKMFTERTHFTELNQMAEEAKRRAEIARLRELHTLKGHVESVVRLKGLDIDTIQQAYTV, encoded by the exons ATGGGGGACAAGTCTGAAGTTTTGGAGGCTGTTTTGAAGGAAGTTGTGGATTTG GAAAACATACCCATTGAGGAAGTATTAGAGAATCTGAGATGTAGCAGAGAGGGCCTCACCACGGAGGCTGCCGAGGAGAGGCTAACCATTTTCGGCCACAACAAGCTTGAAGAGAAAAAG GAGAGCaaattcttgaaatttttggGGTTCATGTGGAATCCTCTGTCTTGGGTGATGGAAGCTGCTGCCATCATGGCGATTGCGCTTGCGAATGGAGGA GGGAAGCCCCCGGATTGGCAAGATTTTGTAGGCATTATAGTCCTGCTTTTCATCAACTCAACAATTAGTTTCATCGAGGAAAATAATGCTGGTAATGCTGCGGCCGCTCTCATGGCTCGTCTCGCTCCAAAAGCAAAG GTTCTTCGAGATGGAAGATGGAGTGAGCATGATGCTGCGGTTTTAGTTCCCGGTGACATTATCAGTGTTAAACTGGGAGATATTATTCCGGCTGATGCTCGACTTCTTGAAGGAGATCCATTAAAAATCGACCAG TCTGCACTTACTGGTGAGTCCCTTCCAGTCACGAAAGGTCCTGGAGATGGTGTCTACTCTGGTTCGACTTGCAAACAGGGAGAAATTGAAGCAGTGGTCATTGCCACTGGGGTCCATACATTCTTTGGGAAGGCTGCTCACCTTGTTGATACCACCAACCAAGTGGGCCATTTCCAACAG GTCTTGACTGCAATTGGGAATTTCTGTATTTGTTCAATTGCTGTGGGGATGGTTATAGAACTTATTGTTATGTATCCCATCCAAGATCGAAAGTATCGTCCCGGAATTGACaatcttcttgttcttctcatTGGAGGAATTCCAATTGCCATGCCTACAGTTCTCTCTGTGACAATGGCTATTGGTTCTCATAGGTTATCTCAGCAG GGAGCTATCACAAAAAGGATGACTGCAATTGAAGAGATGGCAGGCATGGATGTCCTTTGCAGTGACAAGACTGGAACTTTGACATTGAACAAGCTTACCGTTGACAAGGCTCTTATTGAG GTTTTCGCGAAAGGAGTTGATGCAGATACTGTTGTTCTGATGGCAGCTCGAGCTTCTAGAACGGAGAATCAAGATGCAATTGATTCTGCTATAGTTGGGATGTTGGCTGATCCAAAGGAG GCACGTGCTGGCATTCAAGAAGTACACTTTCTCCCTTTTAATCCTACTGATAAGCGGACGGCATTGACTTATATTGACCGTGATGGTAAAATGCACCGAGTCAGCAAAGGTGCACCAGAACAG ATTCTGAACCTCGCGCATAATAAGTCAGACATTGAGCGCAGAGTTCATGCCGTGATTGATAAGTTTGCAGAGCGAGGTTTACGATCTCTTGCCGTAGCATACCAG GAAGTtccggaaggaaggaaggagagTGCTGGAGGACCATGGCAGTTCATCGGTCTAATGCCTCTCTTTGACCCACCTAGGCATGACAGTGCAGAGACAATAAGGAGGGCTTTAAATCTTGGAGTGAATGTGAAAATGATTACAG GTGATCAACTTGCAATTGGAAAGGAAACTGGACGTCGGTTGGGAATGGGTACTAACATGTATCCTTCATCAGCTTTGCTAGGACAGGACAAGGATGAGTCTATTGTAGCTTTACCAATAGATGAGCTGATAGAGAAAGCTGATGGCTTTGCTGGTGTTTTCCCTG AGCACAAATATGAAATTGTAAAGCGTTTGCAAGCGAGGAAGCATATATGCGGCATGACTGGTGATGGAGTGAATGATGCTCCTGCCCTAAAAAAAGCTGACATTGGGATAGCTGTTGCTGATGCAACAGATGCAGCTCGTAGTGCTTCGGACATTGTCCTCACAGAACCTGGTCTTAGTGTTATCATTAGTGCTGTTTTGACCAGTCGGGCAATCTTCCAGAGGATGAAAAATTACACA ATTTATGCGGTTTCCATTACTATTCGTATTGTG CTTGGCTTCATGTTGCTGGCGCTCATATGGAAGTTTGACTTTCCACCTTTTATGGTGCTTATCATTGCCATCCTTAATGATG GTACTATTATGACCATTTCAAAAGATAGGGTGAAACCGTCTCCTTTACCGGATAGTTGGAAGCTAGCTGAGATTTTTACCACTGGCATTATTCTTGGTAGTTACTTGGCAATGATGACGGTTATATTTTTCTGGGCTGCATACAAGACAGACTTTTTTCCG CGCACATTTGGGGTGCCAACTCTTGAAAAAACTGCTCATGATGACATCCGGAAGCTTGCTTCAgcaatatatctgcaagtgagCATCATTAGTCAGGCCCTCATATTTGTGACACGATCTAGAAGTTGGTCATTTGTTGAGCGTCCTGGGATGTTGCTTGTAGTGGCTTTTATTATTGCTCAGCTG ATTGCTACTTTGATTGCTGTCTACGCGAATTGGAGCTTTGCTGCAATTGAGGGGATTGGATGGGGTTGGGCCGGTGTGATCTGGCTGTATAACATAATCTTCTATTTCCCTCTTGATCCCATAAAGTTCTTTATACGCTATGCTCTAAGCGGGAGGGCTTGGGATCTTGTCATTGAGCAGAGG ATTGCTTTCACAAGACAAAAGGACTTTGGGAAGGAACAGCGGGAGCTCCAATGGGCACATGCACAGAGAACATTGCATGGGTTGCAGCCACCGGACACCAAGATGTTTACTGAACGAACACATTTCACAGAACTCAATCAAATGGCTGAAGAAGCCAAAAGAAGAGCCGAAATTGCAAG ATTGAGAGAACTCCATACACTGAAAGGTCACGTGGAATCAGTGGTGAGACTGAAGGGTCTAGACATAGACACAATTCAGCAAGCATACACAGTCTGA